AAAAGGTGTACTACGCATGAGATGTGAAATTGGGCCAAAATATGGGCCAGCATGTCTTAGCTACAAATGGATAATTGTATCATATACCCTACATTTATACCTTCACCCATACAAATTAAAggaatttccaattttattccttttatcatttattttacCCCACAAAATGTTTTCggtatgtaaattttttttttcctaaattaaATGAATATTCAGATAGGCataattgaaacataaaatgtGTTTTCTGGTAGGTAAAACTTTTTATATACCGGAAACATTAATTTTGTAGGGATAAAATCAAATGATAAAaagcaaaaatttaaaattcatttaGTTTTTAGGGATGAAAATATAAATGTAGATTCTATATAGAGTAAAATTCATACAAATGAAATAAAGTTGGCCAAattttttagggttaaatatctCCTTacaaaattaatgaattttatttttggtctatAAGAAAAAGTATCACCAAATTAAAGAGTAAcacatattataatataattgtAATTTAAATTACTATGTATTAGATAAGAGCAAGGCCCTCAAGTTTCAAAATTTCTTAGTTTTGTTGCTTTCTTTGGTGATACTTGCttacataagttgttttatATGTGTGTAAAAAatgtgtaaataatttttcttccgttttatttattatttttatatgataaACCTCACATGAAAATAAGATAGTTAAAATGTGCATACATGAATTTTGAAATGTTACCTTCTCTTGTATATAAGATAGTTGGCTTTAACTATATCCAAATTATTATGCATATTTCCATAACTACAATATTTTACTAAAAGGAACTCCAATGTTGAATTTAAAAGCAAAACTCTTAGAATAGAGTTTTGGACCTAATTCAACTGTACAAAATTGACTTGTTCAGTTTTGATGCAtggatataaatttttattgagTTTTGGTGAATGGGTATAAATTGCAGAAGACCCAATAGGAAGTGGCCCAATAGTGAGACTTTTGAATCATTATTATTGATTCAATAAATTGATCTGataactaaaaattatataaattaatgtagtgatattatttttttaaaaaaatagttagaAAAGCAAACACAAGATAGAGAAAGAACACCAACTGATTTTTCAGTTCCTCCATGCATCTCATAgtaaaaattcttttaaaattgaatCATTATTATATTAGGAATTGAGTCATTATTTCTATGATATATATTTCTATGTCTGCTCAAGGATCACGTTTCTTATTAAATATACAAGAATAAGAGAAACTATTGTAAGTTTTTGAGTCTTACATTAGTTGATATATGGCTTAAAAACTGTTTTAAATATATGGGTGATACATTACACATATTTGATAAGTGCCAAAGTAGTTgaattatattttgaattaaGGAAATTATTAACTTGTTTTTGCAAGATTTGTGTATATAAGTCCCAAAAAATTGTACATATATGTTTTGATCTAAATTTGGTTAGTATATCTTAAATCTCAATCATTTTGACAagtttttgtaattaaaattgaatttttgatGAAGAATTAATGTTTGATCTTGAAGATGCTCGCTGGGCTAGAGAAAACTAGATAAAGCCAGAAATCCTGTTGAATTAGCAGAGAGtttctggcttaagccagagaaagccagaaaTCCTGTTGAATTGGCGGAGAGtttctggcttaagccagaGAAAGCTACAGATCCTGTTGAATTGGCAGTGAGTTTCTGGCTTAAGACAGATAAAGCTACAGACCCTGTTGTATTGGCAAAACATTTTTGGCtccagccagagaaagccagaagAGCTGGGAGGTGACTCAGAGGACACGTGTTAGCAAACCCAGCTATGAAGTAAGGTAGTTGGCTGAGTCAGCTATAGCTGGTTGGGCCAACTTAAAAATCCAGTTCCACTATATAAGGCCACCAGATgcagaaaaatagaaaatatcatTCCCACCACTCAAATTCGTCTAGGAGAGACCTAGGAGGCAGATTCAAGGGGTTTTGGAGGTGGATACACAACAATAGTTGAGGAATCATCATTGTAATGTTTgttcatctcttttcttcttaatCTTTGTAAAGTTCTCATGAATATGGGTAACTAATTTCTTGTTGTTGGGATTAAatgtaaattactctattaaTATGTGTTTATCTTGATCAtggtgttatatatatatatatatatatatatatatatatatatatatatatatatatatattctagttacaaatcaatattgttgttatccttgttgttattgttttcatCTTTGGATTTGAAATGGTATTGGAATATATGTTTTAATTCTTGCTCTAGGTTAACATCTATTAAAAGCTAAGATCTAggaatagactttgatttaatATTCACTTAAAGTATTGGAACTTAATGCTATTGGATCGATTAAGCACCCGGGGGATCGGGGTTTGATAGGTACAATAGATTTCTCGACGTTATCTGGGGACGGAAACGTTCGATGAGTAAATACATGATGATATTGATTAGTAGCTTGAATATGTATAACTGAGGCAATTTAATAAGTGATTGACATCTAATCCCAGCAATTTAATCTCCCTGTCAACTTAATCATCGTTACTACTTTTATGTTTTCGCACGTTTTCGTAATCAAACTTGTTTGAAAACctttacttgaaattatattaattgttgaaaaaTATCGATATCGCATCAGTTCATGTGATGACGATAAAAACATACTTACTTTTATACTTCAACGATATTATAAGTTGATTTTGTAGTACTAAGCATATCTAATCACTATTGATCACCCAATATGGAGAGGCTACAAGAATTCATATCAATAAACACTCTACCAAGAAATGACGCACATCCTGGCGTCAGCAGCACCTAATAGCGGTAGTTTTCCTAACATCATATATAGTGAAAAACACTCTATCAAGTTAGGAAGGGTTGCATAAATCTCACACTATAACATTTGTTTATAAGTTGGATCAAGAAAATAATCTCCAtattataaatttgaatttcataactaaaattgaaaagaaaaaatcatgtcaataaagtcaacaaaatataacaatattgTAGTTAACCACTTTAATgatgtgtttggttttgtggaAAGGAACCTAATTTTCCACTTTCTttccacaaaaccaaacaaagtcTAAGAGATCTCAAAGATATGAATTTATATCCAAATTCTCATGAAAACACTGGCGAGAATTCCGGTGGGTACTCTCCTCctgaaataataataacaattagaATTAGAGCAATGCTATATGATAGAAATTAACTATCAATTTTATAAATGTATctatataattttgaaattaacTATATATCtagaaataaaatagagaaaataacaacataaaaataagGCTTAACTATCACATTGGTCCCTGTATGTAcgtatttttttggttttagctGTATTATATGTTTTTTGGTTATAGTTTCTGTATGTGTAAATTTTGTTgaatacagggactaaaaccaaaaaagcaCGTACATACAGGTACCAATATaatatttaagcctaaaaataataacttaGTACAAAGATATATTACGAACATTACCTTGAATGATTCTCTTTTCTGCATGTGGAGAGTCTTGAAGTAAATTTAACATATTTCCCTTGAACGCTTTTAAATTTGGAGCAGATAtctggaatttaaaaaatttaccaTCGAACTCGCGAAACCTAATGGTTACACTAGCAAGGTTATCACCAGATATAAAAACCATTTTTGCATCCCCTATTAGTTCGCAATAGTCCATGACTAAAGTAATAAGCTTCTTAGATTCTATGAAGGGCTTAACACAATCATTGCCACCACTTGAAGTAATTGCAACATCTCTTAAATGACACTCTACTAACTCTGGAAGGTATATAGTTTCTGGAAGCTTCACCTTCGTCGATCCATTTGTTTGAAATGTAAGGTCAAGACATTTCAGGGAACGAAGGAAAAATATCGAGTTAAAAGGTAGCATATTACTTTTCTGATCACGAAGGAAGGTTCCGACTATGAATTTCTCTACCTTTTTTGATAGTGCAATATTGATCATCTTGCTCAAAATGTTGGAGGGAATATACCCTTGATGCTCAACAACAAGACTATGCAGACTAGACTCTTCGCGGTTTTGCAAAACCTTAGACACAAATTTCTTGAATAGTTCTGCACTTCGAAAGTGTTCACGACTAATTTTCAAAGTAGGAAGAGACTTCCAAAGATCCTTCCATCTTTTGGATAGGATACAAGTTTGAACAGCTTGTTTAGTAATCAGAAAATTCATGATGTGTGAAATAACGCCATCGGGCATGGTACTAATAATGTCCAGATCTTGTATTTTATTATGCATCACCATGTTCATCTTAGGCTCCTTCTCCGCAATATCTATGTGCATTGACATCTGATAAAAATAGACTTGTATTGATGAATACTAACATGACATTCAAAGTTTCAAATTTAAGAGCttaaaatttaacaaataaGAGGGACCAAGAGAAGGTGGTTAACACTAAATTATcttaaatttgtttaaaaagaGAATCAACAATCAACAATTGGGTGTGGCGGATTAAATGAATGAAATCAACAATCGGATGTGGtgagtagaaatataggtcGTCCttgaaattacaataaaaatagtCTTCCTATTAATGTAtgtgttggggttgattgcaatgtaagtctcacattgttaatgaaaggaaaaaaggtcaagaaaattatatttgagaagtcccacattgcttaaaaaagagaagagagaaggaGTTCAATGCTATATAAAGAGATATCAAGTTCCTTATTTTAAAACACCAAGtagtaacacttgtaaacactttaagttcatgtttgtgtattttttcttttctcttgtgctgttgtttaagagtattttgagatttagtttaaatatttactttggagagtgtgggtgtactgGGTTCATggggtggttgagagtgaagtctatagTGTTTATTCTGTGATTGTCGAGGGAGTTTTGCTGTGAAGTTTAGGTTAGAGAAAATTGATGGAAGAATCACGTTTGGCTTGTggaaaatcaagtcaaggatgtgCTGGTGCAAtcagggttacacaaggtcagcctagagaggcggtggtaataatacttgACATCAGTTTGGAGAGGCGatgctaagaatactcgggttatgtctgaaacaacaacttattatgaggatgcggaggtgctagtggaagatggaaattagtggattgttgagtcatggactttggaagtTCATATCACAtgtttttgaagaagaaatacttttgaatccctagagctagttgaaggtggagttgttcatcttcgAGACGAGAAAGCTTCTAAAGTTCAATGTATTGatgagtttcttttaacatgtttgccaccacacaaagGTTATGGTCTTAGAGAGCAAAAAGgattttctcttggtacaactctaggggtgtgcgaactatctttgtggtacaccttggatAGACTAagtcaaattgagtctcttggcctcGGGAAGAAATTCaggatttgggtagaattaggattaattatTCTAACCCAATTGAGAACTCTTTGTGTAAAGTTACTTATTTGATTCTAGTGGAACGGATGGACTGTTCTCTCCCCCAGATTAGGTCACtgttggaccgaactgggtaaacaaattatcgcgttctttcttctcctttatcgtttttatcggttgttattattattgtttattccGCTTGTTATTGGTTGTCGTTCTATTGCTTCACACATCAAgtaatttttttgtgtattttttcgACGAACTCACAAAAATTGACCCCACTGTGGGGCAatcggaacaatttgaagtgagcGCCATGGGTTCCAAGTGAGATATCTAGGTACTTTCCTAAAACAATTTAGAATTGTGGAAAGTCAAGATtgaagcaattttaatgtttgagATGATGGGTgaaacatggagtgttgttattCGGTGCCTCATAGATAAAAAGTTAATGGAGATCCCGAAGAAGGTCGACCTGGAGAGGCAGTGGTAATAAAATcgacatcagcctggagaggtgGTGTTAAAAATACTCGGGTTAtatctgaaacaacaactttattatgagAATGAGGaagtgctagtggaagttgggatTCGGTGGAGTATAAGTCTAAATGAATTCTAGTGATTATAGACTCTCTTTttgagtcatggactttggatgctcctatcacatgtgtttgaagaaggaATACTTTAAAATCCTAGAGGTATTTGAAGGTGGAGTCGTTCATCTTGGAGACGTGAAAGCTTAAAAGGTTTGAGGTATGTGTTAAATTTGTCTTACAAGGTTTGACAATTGTGGGTTTCTTTTTCACGATGTTGGGTATGTTCCGGAACTTTGATGCAAAGATAATTGGTTTTACTAATGGACATGCATCGattactagtggtgattctcatgatGTGCTTGAGTTGTGGGATTTCGGTTGGTAGTTGTTAGTAAAATGTGCTTAGTTGGACTACTGAAACAAGTTTACAAGGTGGTGgaactaaactggaattgttgaAGACTAGCAATGGCATGAAGTATGTTTCAGAGTTGTTGAAGAAgtcttgcgtgttacaaggtggagatcatggtATGTATACTTTGCTGGAAactcggtttgaggtggagtcttccgATAGTGAGACTAAAGGAAGACAGTTCacattagctcttggctatctaatgGGAGATATGGAGGAGAATGATATTGTTGGACCAAAGGCGTGTGACAATGGAGACCTTGtgggttatgtttcaattttggatgaaaaagtgcaagaccttgagaggatcttcagggaggcaattgaaaaTAATGGTGATCAGACTTGGAAACTTatgagactgctggaggtagttggattcAATGAGAGcttgatgttgcagcttgtggaaccaactaaaattccaaggttggttcaGAGCTAAGCAATACTGCGAGAGGACGAAAGGCATTCCAGGGGTCGAAGGCTAgtggagcttgttgagctatataaaattccgatgatagttgggagcaagcgtttcttcaAGGGGTACGGACTTGACCAGTCCGGAGGCTAAAGAGGGTGTGGCGATTCTTGTGGGtgctacctaaaatcctatggtagtggcATACAATATCGTCATGAAggcggaaggcattccgaggaatGAAGAGTGAGGTATAAACCGGGAAGCTTGGGGTCTAGCAATGGTTGTTGGAAGCAAGTGAAGGTTGGTGTCAAGGTCAAGATTCAGGTAGAACTTGGATTGATGTCTTGAATGAGAAAGTTTAAGGAGGAATTCGACCATCGATTTAAAGGCGAGTTGGAGAATTCCATTAGGAAAAAAATGCCCTAATTTCACAAGTTTTAACATTAGTTTCCCCCAATTAATCCCAaaatgaattttcaattttaaagagTTGTTTTGCCAtccaaatataataattttcaattatctgagtatataaatttatataaaccatgttatttaaaatattaattagcaCACAACCTAAGAATCCATTATGAAAAATTCGATCTACGAACATATCTAATCGATCAATCAACAAATCTTTGAAGCATGATGAAAGCTAAGAGTAAAGAGTTAATGCGGAAACACATACCTTAATAAAATAAAGCTTCACAATTCAAGAGTAGTGAAGAGTAATTGTTCCAGCAatcataatttaaattaaacaacacctaatttttcaaatcaaaataaGTTTAAGACTTTAATATGTCAATATCGAAAGAGAGTCGAGTGATTATAAATTTACCTCAAATCTTTCACAATGAACAATCTTGATGACGGCGGATGAGCAATCTTCGTTTTAAAACCtcagcaaaacaaaaaaaaaatgaatagaaCCCTAAAAAGGTGTACTATGTATGAGATATGAAATTGGGCCAAAATCTAGGCCAGTATTTCTTAGCTACAAATGGATAATTGTATCATATACCCTACATTTATACCTTCACCCGTACAAATTAAaggaattttcaattttattccttttatcatttattttagCCTACAAAATGTTTTCGGTACGTAAAACTTTTTTtcctaattaaattaaatgaattttcCGATAGgcataattgaaatataaaatgagttttttGGTAGACAAAACTTTTTATATATCGGAAACATTAGTTTTGTAGGGATGAAGTCATATGATCGAAAgctaaaatttgaaattcatttaGTTTGTAGGGATGAAAATATAAATGTTGATTCTATATAGGATAAAATTCATACAAATGAAATAAAGCAGGCCAAattttttagggttaaatatctccttacaaaattattgaattttatttttggtctctATAAGAAAAAGTATCACCAAATTAAAGAGTAAcacatattataatataattgtAATTTAAATTACTATGTATTAGATAAGAGCAAGGCCCTCAAGTTTCAAAATTTCTTAGTTTTGTTGCTTTCTTTGGTGATACTTGCttacataagttgttttatATGTGTGTAAAAAAGGTGTAAATAATGTTTCATccgttttatttattatttttatatgataaAACCTCACATGAAAATAAGATAGTTAAAATGTGCATACATGAATCTTGAAATGTTACCTTCTTTTGTATATAAGATAGTTGGCTTTAACTGTATccaaattattattgatattgatGAACCATAACTACAATATTTTACTAAAAGGGGCTGCAATGTTGAATTTAATAACAAAACTCTTAGAATCGAGTTTTGAACTTAATTCAACTTTATAAAATCGACTTATTCAGTTTTGATGAATCAATATTAATTCTTACCAAGTTTTGATGCATTGATATAAATGGCCGGAGACCCAATAGCAGGTGGCCCAAT
This portion of the Trifolium pratense cultivar HEN17-A07 linkage group LG3, ARS_RC_1.1, whole genome shotgun sequence genome encodes:
- the LOC123915226 gene encoding FBD-associated F-box protein At4g10400-like — translated: MSMHIDIAEKEPKMNMVMHNKIQDLDIISTMPDGVISHIMNFLITKQAVQTCILSKRWKDLWKSLPTLKISREHFRSAELFKKFVSKVLQNREESSLHSLVVEHQGYIPSNILSKMINIALSKKVEKFIVGTFLRDQKSNMLPFNSIFFLRSLKCLDLTFQTNGSTKVKLPETIYLPELVECHLRDVAITSSGGNDCVKPFIESKKLITLVMDYCELIGDAKMVFISGDNLASVTIRFREFDGKFFKFQISAPNLKAFKGNMLNLLQDSPHAEKRIIQGGEYPPEFSPVFS